A genomic window from Salvelinus namaycush isolate Seneca chromosome 5, SaNama_1.0, whole genome shotgun sequence includes:
- the LOC120048646 gene encoding trypsin-1-like, with protein sequence MISLVFVLLIGAAFATEDDKIVGGYECKANSQPHQVSLNSGYHFCGGSLVNENWVVSAAHCYKSRVEVRLGEHNIKVTEGSEQFISSSRVIRHPNYSSYNIDNDIMLIKLSKPATLNTYVQPVALPSSCAPAGTMCTVSGWGNTMSSTADSNKLQCLNIPILSYSDCNNSYPGMITNAMFCAGYLEGGKDSCQGDSGGPVVCNGELQGVVSWGYGCAEPGNPGVYAKVCIFNNWLTSTMATY encoded by the exons ATGATTTCTCTGGTCTTCGTTCTGCTCATTGGAGCCGCTT TCGCCACGGAGGACGACAAGATTGTCGGAGGGTATGAGTGCAAGGCCAACTCCCagccccaccaggtgtctctgaACTCTGGGTACCACTTCTGTGGTGGCTCCTTGGTCAATGAGAACTGGGTTGTGTCTGCTGCTCACTGCTACAAGTC ccgTGTGGAGGTGCGTCTGGGCGAGCACAACATCAAGGTGACTGAGGGTAGCGAGCAGTTCATCTCTTCATCCCGCGTGATCCGTCACCCCAACTACAGCTCCTACAACATCGACAATGACATCATGCTGATCAAGCTGAGCAAGCCCGCCACCCTCAACACCTACGTGCAGCCTGTTGCTCTGCCCAGCAGCTGTGCCCCCGCTGGCACAATGTGTACCGTCTCTGGATGGGGAAACACCATGAGCTCCA CTGCTGACAGCAACAAGCTGCAGTGCCTGAACATCCCCATCCTGTCCTACAGCGACTGTAACAACTCCTACCCTGGCATGATCACCAACGCCATGTTCTGCGCTGGATACCTGGAGGGAGGCAAGGACTCTTGCCAG ggtgacTCCGGTGGCCCTGTGGTGTGCAATGGTGAGCTTCAGGGTGTTGTGTCCTGGGGTTACGGATGTGCTGAGCCCGGTAACCCCGGTGTCTACGCCAAG gTGTGCATCTTCAATAACTGGCTGACCAGCACCATGGCCACCTACTAA